A single genomic interval of Verrucomicrobiota bacterium harbors:
- a CDS encoding PIG-L family deacetylase — translation MKLNFQNERVLAVVAHPDDAELLCAGTLARAKQSDQADIAICVLCCGDKGQTDPPIANLGEVRNGEMQGAAEMLGAELFWTGFHDGELADTKEARLKLTEVFRVFRPTLVISHSANDYHPDHQAASKIAETATWFCASGGQVTESSPLTKPPALWFMDTIEMHGFEPGFFVDVSSCLQLKRDMLGCHKSQLARGSSTDFSPLEEVMLRQAGARGAQCGVQAAEAFRIHSAWKRAPAW, via the coding sequence ATGAAACTTAATTTCCAAAACGAGCGCGTCTTAGCTGTTGTTGCGCATCCTGATGACGCTGAATTGTTGTGTGCAGGTACTCTGGCTCGCGCCAAACAAAGTGATCAAGCCGATATTGCTATCTGTGTGCTATGCTGTGGAGACAAGGGGCAGACCGATCCGCCCATCGCAAATCTTGGTGAGGTTCGAAACGGAGAAATGCAAGGTGCTGCTGAAATGCTCGGTGCAGAATTGTTTTGGACAGGATTTCATGATGGTGAACTGGCGGATACGAAAGAAGCGCGCCTGAAGTTAACCGAAGTATTTCGGGTATTTCGACCGACACTGGTGATAAGCCATTCAGCGAACGATTATCATCCCGACCACCAGGCCGCATCGAAAATCGCTGAGACCGCCACCTGGTTTTGTGCTTCTGGTGGACAAGTTACAGAGAGTTCGCCCCTAACCAAGCCGCCGGCTCTTTGGTTCATGGACACGATCGAGATGCACGGATTTGAACCCGGATTTTTTGTAGATGTAAGTTCTTGCTTACAATTAAAACGTGACATGTTGGGCTGCCACAAAAGCCAGCTAGCCCGTGGCAGTAGTACCGATTTCTCTCCGCTCGAAGAAGTCATGCTTCGACAAGCGGGAGCTCGAGGTGCACAATGCGGCGTGCAAGCAGCTGAGGCTTTTCGGATTCATAGCGCATGGAAACGAGCCCCTGCGTGGTAG
- a CDS encoding MFS transporter, which produces MNNPTNPNEKWYSGISRYQWIVLIIASLGWVFDVFEGQIFVASMREAMPSLVPESTSSGQIALYNNIALASFLLGGALGGIFFGMLSDRIGRKKTMTITIVFYSLFTCVSAFSQQWWHLAGLRFFVAMGVGGEWAVASTLVAEVFPKKARAHVGGIFHASSVLGSYLAVAAGTFLIGNTAVHAWAASSEMNWVTSFMDPLSLPWRLGFALGILPALLIIWIRKSLREPDSWIAARKQAAEEPEQRMGAISDLFKGVLLRRTLIGVTLATIGLATFWGSHIYGKDIFRNAVEQKILAADASVEYSAPLTLEDQTELLAQNAASLKRWEMLGMFIVTTGGGIGLLCFGPISQRRGRRFAFLFFHVGGLVSALLLFLVPLGVGSLYVILPIFGFLTLGMHAGYAIYFPELYPTRLRATGTGFCFNSGRILAAPVLFISGWMQKDWGFTLTTAAATLSLLFLLGIAVLPFCPETRGRELEE; this is translated from the coding sequence ATGAATAATCCGACCAACCCCAACGAAAAATGGTACTCCGGAATTTCCCGCTACCAATGGATCGTGCTAATCATCGCATCGCTCGGTTGGGTTTTTGATGTTTTCGAAGGACAAATCTTTGTGGCCAGTATGCGCGAGGCTATGCCATCGTTGGTACCTGAATCGACGAGCAGCGGCCAAATCGCCCTTTACAATAATATAGCCCTGGCCTCCTTCCTTTTGGGCGGCGCCCTAGGCGGCATTTTCTTTGGGATGCTCAGCGATCGAATTGGCCGCAAGAAGACCATGACGATAACCATTGTCTTCTACAGTCTATTTACCTGCGTATCCGCATTTTCACAACAATGGTGGCATCTGGCAGGCTTGCGCTTTTTCGTCGCGATGGGAGTCGGCGGAGAATGGGCCGTTGCAAGCACACTGGTTGCCGAAGTATTTCCAAAAAAAGCGAGAGCTCACGTTGGTGGGATTTTTCATGCATCCAGCGTTCTGGGAAGTTATCTCGCCGTCGCCGCAGGGACCTTTCTAATCGGGAACACCGCCGTTCATGCCTGGGCAGCGAGCTCGGAAATGAATTGGGTTACCAGTTTTATGGATCCGCTGTCCCTTCCGTGGCGCCTTGGATTCGCGCTCGGGATACTTCCAGCATTACTTATCATCTGGATTCGAAAGAGCCTGCGCGAACCCGATAGCTGGATCGCTGCTCGCAAACAGGCAGCCGAAGAACCGGAACAACGCATGGGTGCCATTAGCGATTTGTTCAAAGGAGTGCTTTTGCGGAGAACCTTAATCGGGGTCACCCTGGCCACGATCGGCCTCGCCACTTTTTGGGGATCGCACATTTACGGAAAAGATATTTTCCGCAATGCAGTCGAACAAAAGATCCTGGCCGCTGACGCCTCAGTAGAATACTCCGCACCCCTTACGCTAGAAGACCAAACAGAATTGCTCGCACAAAATGCGGCGTCCCTGAAGCGGTGGGAAATGCTTGGTATGTTTATAGTTACCACAGGCGGAGGTATTGGCCTGCTCTGCTTTGGCCCCATCAGTCAAAGGCGAGGTCGGCGCTTCGCATTCCTCTTTTTCCATGTCGGAGGATTGGTAAGCGCACTCCTGCTATTCCTGGTTCCCTTGGGTGTCGGCTCCCTCTACGTAATTCTGCCTATTTTCGGATTTCTAACCCTTGGCATGCACGCCGGCTATGCCATCTACTTCCCCGAGCTCTACCCCACTCGCCTACGAGCCACGGGAACTGGATTCTGTTTTAATAGCGGTCGCATCCTCGCAGCACCCGTCCTGTTCATCAGCGGTTGGATGCAAAAGGACTGGGGCTTCACGCTCACCACCGCAGCTGCCACTCTGAGCCTCCTCTTTCTTCTAGGCATAGCGGTACTGCCGTTCTGTCCGGAAACCCGAGGGCGCGAACTGGAGGAGTAG
- the mtnC gene encoding acireductone synthase, giving the protein MSSPLEIARVVLLDIEGTTTPIDFVYKTLFPFARERMERFVVDHIAHPEVETAIALLEADHTIEPDTDKPDWGRTPERIAHFSLWLMDRDRKSTGLKALQGLIWKDGYGTGELKATLYDDVEPAIRRWAEAGKRVCIYSSGSVLAQKLLFSHTTFGNLTNKLSAYFDTTTGPKRESESYRSIAAQLGVDSHKIFFLSDIVPELDAATEAGLDVGLVVRDDPPDNPSSYQVFRNFENL; this is encoded by the coding sequence GTGAGTTCACCCCTCGAAATTGCCAGGGTCGTCCTGCTCGACATTGAAGGGACTACGACGCCAATCGATTTTGTCTACAAGACTTTGTTCCCATTTGCACGAGAGAGGATGGAGCGATTTGTAGTTGATCATATTGCACATCCTGAAGTCGAAACTGCGATCGCACTGTTGGAAGCGGATCACACGATAGAACCGGATACCGATAAACCGGATTGGGGTCGAACCCCAGAGAGGATTGCGCATTTTTCACTCTGGCTAATGGATCGGGATCGTAAATCGACAGGATTGAAAGCGCTTCAAGGTTTGATTTGGAAAGATGGCTATGGAACCGGCGAATTAAAGGCGACCCTCTATGACGATGTGGAACCGGCGATCCGGCGATGGGCTGAGGCAGGCAAGCGAGTATGCATCTATTCCTCAGGCAGCGTTCTGGCACAGAAACTCCTCTTTAGTCACACCACCTTTGGCAACTTGACCAACAAGCTCTCCGCTTACTTTGACACCACAACCGGACCGAAGCGTGAGTCTGAAAGTTATCGCAGCATTGCCGCGCAACTTGGAGTAGACTCTCATAAAATCTTTTTCCTATCGGACATCGTTCCCGAGCTGGACGCCGCCACCGAGGCCGGTTTGGATGTCGGCTTAGTCGTTCGAGATGATCCACCGGACAATCCAAGCAGCTATCAGGTCTTTAGAAATTTCGAAAATTTGTAG
- a CDS encoding cupin domain-containing protein encodes MALLRIPKEDLVLSEREEIQNRLKTIGIDYGIWKTDHELSENPSNEEILEAYAPDIERAKEEGGYMTADVIAVQSDTPGLDAMLAKFSSEHWHDEDEVRFIIDGTGVFHFNPGDDQPVTALEVTAGDYIRVPRGTLHWFDLCQDRTIKAIRLFQDPSGWTPRYSESGKEASFLEVCLGPTFISSN; translated from the coding sequence ATGGCATTGCTAAGAATACCCAAAGAAGATCTGGTCCTTTCTGAAAGGGAGGAAATCCAGAATAGGCTTAAAACTATTGGCATCGATTACGGCATATGGAAGACCGATCACGAGCTGTCTGAGAATCCATCGAATGAAGAAATCCTGGAGGCATATGCTCCGGATATTGAGCGCGCAAAAGAGGAGGGTGGTTACATGACTGCAGACGTCATCGCAGTGCAGTCGGACACACCGGGATTGGACGCCATGCTGGCAAAATTCAGCAGTGAACACTGGCACGATGAAGACGAAGTTCGTTTCATCATCGATGGAACCGGTGTGTTCCATTTTAATCCGGGAGACGACCAACCGGTGACGGCATTGGAAGTCACCGCTGGAGATTACATTCGCGTACCGCGCGGAACGCTTCACTGGTTCGATCTCTGTCAAGACCGCACAATCAAGGCGATTCGTTTGTTTCAGGATCCTTCAGGTTGGACGCCGCGCTATTCGGAGAGCGGAAAAGAAGCGAGCTTTCTGGAAGTATGCCTAGGTCCCACGTTCATTAGTTCCAACTAA
- a CDS encoding Gfo/Idh/MocA family oxidoreductase, with product MDSSKTVRFGLIGYGAWGSCHAKAIEKTEGAELVGIAARSEETCSVARNAYPDAGVVSDYRELIARDDIDIVDVVLPSHLHHEVGCAVLKAGKHLMMEKPMGLSVEECDDLIRLAKENDCILAIGHELRLSSLWGKVKEMIDDGFVGQPQYVLVELSRKPYRQGASGWRYDINRVGNWILEEPIHFFDLARWYLQGIGEPVSVFATANSRQPNHPELQDNFSAMVQFEEGAYAVVSQTLASFEHHQMVKVSGTKGSLWASWSGAMDRDDRPTFFLKAGDGETVQNIPITESAGELFELEAEIGMCVRAIRNGGAIATTGEDGLWSTALCIAAQESVDTGAPVKMSDVLGK from the coding sequence ATGGATTCATCAAAAACAGTTCGATTCGGGTTGATAGGCTACGGGGCTTGGGGCTCTTGCCATGCAAAGGCCATTGAGAAAACGGAAGGTGCGGAGCTGGTAGGAATTGCCGCCCGTTCCGAAGAAACGTGTAGCGTTGCCAGGAACGCCTATCCCGATGCGGGAGTCGTATCTGATTATCGTGAACTCATCGCACGTGACGATATAGACATCGTCGATGTCGTTCTACCGAGTCATTTGCATCACGAAGTAGGCTGCGCCGTTTTGAAAGCGGGGAAGCATCTGATGATGGAGAAACCAATGGGGCTTTCCGTCGAAGAATGCGATGATTTGATTAGGCTGGCCAAAGAAAACGACTGTATCCTAGCCATCGGGCACGAGCTTCGACTTTCTTCACTGTGGGGAAAGGTGAAGGAGATGATAGATGACGGCTTTGTCGGACAGCCTCAGTACGTGCTGGTCGAACTCTCGCGCAAGCCGTACCGCCAAGGGGCGAGTGGTTGGCGCTATGACATTAACAGGGTAGGGAACTGGATTCTGGAAGAACCCATTCACTTTTTCGATTTAGCACGTTGGTACCTTCAAGGCATTGGTGAGCCAGTTTCGGTTTTTGCCACTGCGAATTCTCGTCAACCTAACCATCCCGAGTTACAGGACAATTTCAGTGCCATGGTGCAGTTTGAGGAAGGCGCCTACGCAGTTGTTTCGCAGACGCTTGCGTCGTTCGAACATCATCAAATGGTCAAAGTCAGTGGAACAAAGGGATCTCTTTGGGCAAGTTGGAGTGGTGCAATGGACCGGGACGATCGTCCCACCTTCTTTCTTAAAGCCGGAGACGGTGAGACTGTCCAAAATATACCAATCACTGAGTCCGCCGGTGAGTTGTTCGAACTGGAAGCAGAGATTGGCATGTGCGTTCGAGCTATCCGCAACGGCGGGGCCATCGCGACGACGGGCGAGGACGGGTTGTGGTCAACTGCACTGTGTATAGCGGCTCAGGAATCGGTAGATACCGGAGCGCCGGTGAAGATGAGTGACGTGCTTGGCAAATGA
- the rsgA gene encoding ribosome small subunit-dependent GTPase A — translation MNTDLISLGWNETFQLHFEAIKQPNLIPARLTRENRGQYIIHSGDKERVARLSGTVRKKMQSNGLQPIVGDWLLVEPNPVSPEYDIRHILPRTSLFERQVAGKASDFQSVAANFDYLFLLSGLDGDFNINRIQRYLSLAWNCNAQPVLILNKMDLVGDLQPLLAEAREVARDIPIKAISAIDPSSLNCLAEFFGEGKTIALLGSSGVGKSSLINALLGEERLATQAVRDEDSRGRHTTTWRELVKTPNGTLLIDLPGMREMQLTDESKGISITFSDIEKLAKTCRFRNCQHTGEPGCAIEKAIDNGILDIDRYEQFLKLSFENAQVRKRRAAKKQPKNLTQQQRLDKEEYFKEIHIQLRKNAKDQRKFFND, via the coding sequence ATGAATACAGATTTAATTTCACTAGGTTGGAACGAAACATTTCAACTTCATTTCGAAGCTATCAAGCAACCAAACCTGATTCCAGCAAGGCTCACACGTGAAAATCGGGGTCAATATATAATCCATTCGGGTGACAAAGAAAGGGTAGCCCGTCTGAGCGGAACGGTCAGGAAGAAAATGCAATCAAACGGCCTACAACCCATCGTGGGCGATTGGTTACTTGTTGAACCCAATCCGGTAAGTCCGGAATACGACATTCGTCATATCCTACCGCGAACAAGTCTTTTCGAACGCCAGGTGGCAGGTAAAGCCTCAGACTTTCAGTCGGTAGCCGCCAACTTTGATTACCTGTTTCTTCTGAGTGGATTGGATGGGGACTTTAATATAAATCGTATACAGCGTTATTTGAGCTTAGCCTGGAATTGTAATGCTCAGCCCGTTTTGATTTTAAATAAAATGGATCTGGTAGGTGACCTACAACCACTCCTTGCCGAAGCCAGAGAAGTAGCCCGAGACATTCCAATAAAAGCAATTAGCGCAATCGATCCTTCGAGCTTGAATTGCCTCGCTGAATTTTTCGGAGAAGGAAAGACCATTGCTCTACTTGGCTCTTCGGGTGTGGGAAAGTCATCCCTGATAAATGCGCTGCTCGGTGAAGAACGATTGGCGACTCAAGCAGTTCGCGACGAAGACAGTCGCGGACGCCACACTACGACCTGGAGGGAACTTGTTAAGACACCCAATGGGACTTTGCTTATCGACTTACCCGGGATGCGTGAGATGCAACTGACAGACGAAAGTAAAGGAATCAGTATAACCTTTTCAGACATTGAAAAGCTCGCCAAAACCTGTCGTTTCAGGAATTGCCAGCACACCGGAGAACCTGGATGCGCAATTGAAAAAGCCATCGATAACGGAATCTTGGATATTGATCGATATGAACAGTTTTTAAAGCTCAGTTTCGAAAATGCCCAGGTCCGAAAACGACGGGCCGCAAAGAAACAGCCAAAAAACCTTACCCAACAACAAAGACTGGATAAGGAAGAGTATTTTAAAGAAATCCATATCCAACTTCGAAAGAATGCCAAAGACCAAAGAAAGTTTTTCAACGACTAG
- the mtnB gene encoding methylthioribulose 1-phosphate dehydratase: protein MAAKLSRDEIRASELCDAISFIAQKGWAPGTGGNFSVVINERPLKLLVTMSGVDKHTVTSKELLLVNRSGKVIEGVANPSAETLLHTTIARLTGATCILHTHTVWNTVISIRESGSILRLTGFEMLKGLQGVKSHQHEELVPVFENSQDIPALARKVSARLRKQPNMHGFLLSGHGLYTWGKSVAEARRHVEIFEFLFEVYGRLQGDLALHIGQNC from the coding sequence ATGGCGGCAAAATTGAGTAGGGATGAAATTAGGGCGAGCGAACTGTGCGATGCGATTTCGTTTATCGCTCAAAAAGGATGGGCCCCAGGCACCGGTGGTAATTTCAGTGTAGTCATCAACGAACGCCCGTTGAAATTGTTGGTAACGATGAGTGGAGTGGACAAACACACAGTGACCTCGAAGGAACTGCTCTTGGTAAACCGATCAGGCAAAGTCATTGAAGGGGTCGCAAACCCTTCCGCAGAAACGCTCCTACACACAACCATTGCCCGATTAACCGGGGCGACGTGTATTCTTCATACCCACACGGTCTGGAACACAGTGATTTCCATCCGTGAGAGCGGTTCAATCTTGAGGTTGACCGGCTTCGAAATGTTAAAGGGACTCCAGGGAGTAAAGTCGCATCAGCATGAAGAACTCGTCCCGGTTTTTGAGAATTCCCAAGACATCCCTGCGTTAGCACGAAAAGTCAGTGCTCGCCTTCGGAAGCAGCCGAACATGCATGGATTTCTGCTAAGCGGACATGGTTTGTATACCTGGGGAAAAAGTGTGGCTGAGGCACGTCGCCATGTTGAAATTTTTGAATTTTTATTTGAAGTATACGGTCGCCTCCAGGGAGATCTCGCTTTACACATCGGTCAAAATTGCTAG